The Pontibacillus halophilus JSM 076056 = DSM 19796 genome includes a region encoding these proteins:
- a CDS encoding CpsD/CapB family tyrosine-protein kinase — MARRKKNVTQKARNLITNLNPKSPISEQYRTIRTNLQFASVDNELRSLLITSTGPSEGKSLTSGNLATTFAQQGKKVLLIDADLRKPTAQYTFRVPNVKGLSNYLVTKDSTLTDLVHQTEIEHLDVLPSGPIPPNPSEILGSKAMVRLLEEALELYDQVVVDAPPVLAVTDAQILANLVDGVLMVVRSKQTDNEAAIKAKKLLDAGNSKLLGVVLNDKEAKSSNYYYYYGQS, encoded by the coding sequence TTGGCACGTAGAAAGAAAAATGTAACACAAAAAGCACGGAACTTAATTACAAACTTAAATCCAAAATCCCCAATTTCTGAGCAGTATCGTACCATCCGAACAAACTTACAGTTCGCTTCAGTAGACAATGAGCTCCGTTCTTTGCTTATCACCTCGACAGGCCCTTCTGAAGGTAAATCGTTGACTTCAGGAAATCTAGCGACTACGTTCGCTCAACAAGGAAAGAAAGTGTTGCTCATTGATGCCGATTTACGTAAGCCGACAGCTCAATATACCTTTCGTGTCCCCAATGTAAAGGGGTTAAGTAATTACTTAGTAACGAAGGATTCTACACTTACTGATTTAGTGCATCAAACTGAGATCGAGCATTTAGATGTACTTCCAAGTGGACCGATTCCGCCTAACCCTTCGGAAATACTAGGCTCCAAAGCAATGGTGCGATTATTAGAAGAAGCCTTGGAACTCTATGATCAGGTTGTCGTAGATGCACCACCTGTACTAGCCGTTACAGATGCTCAAATTCTGGCAAACTTAGTAGATGGAGTGCTTATGGTTGTCCGAAGTAAACAAACGGACAACGAAGCAGCTATTAAAGCGAAGAAATTACTAGATGCAGGCAACTCAAAGCTATTAGGTGTTGTGTTAAATGATAAAGAAGCGAAGTCCAGTAATTACTATTATTATTACGGACAAAGCTAG
- a CDS encoding YveK family protein has translation MEETISLKEIFGVLKKRLWMILGITALATILSGVVSFFFLTPEYETQSQFLVNQSRGQGEAVEYNDIRTNVELISTYSNIIKSPYILEEVISDLDLDLSPGALQNSLQIASEQNSQVVSVTVTNKDRELAADIANATVETFRQEVTEIMNIDNVTILSQASAGPDLSPVSPKPFLNMAIAFVLGAMIGVGLAFLLEYLDNTIKTEEDVEKVLGLPVLGVISEIKEDDLTQVNRRNATMSASNVRGESIGT, from the coding sequence ATGGAAGAAACTATTTCTTTAAAGGAAATCTTCGGCGTTTTAAAGAAACGTCTGTGGATGATCCTTGGTATTACTGCGTTAGCAACAATTTTAAGTGGAGTGGTAAGCTTCTTTTTCCTTACGCCGGAATATGAGACGCAATCTCAGTTTCTCGTAAACCAAAGTCGGGGCCAGGGAGAAGCAGTCGAGTATAATGATATTCGTACGAACGTAGAGTTAATCAGTACGTATAGTAACATCATTAAAAGTCCTTACATATTAGAAGAAGTCATTTCTGATTTGGACCTAGACTTGTCACCAGGTGCGTTGCAAAATAGTTTGCAAATTGCAAGTGAGCAAAACTCACAAGTCGTATCTGTGACGGTCACAAACAAAGATCGTGAGCTTGCGGCAGATATTGCAAACGCAACTGTCGAGACGTTTCGTCAAGAAGTAACTGAAATTATGAATATTGATAATGTTACAATTCTGTCTCAAGCAAGTGCTGGTCCAGATTTGTCCCCTGTAAGTCCTAAGCCGTTTCTTAACATGGCAATTGCATTTGTACTAGGTGCTATGATTGGAGTCGGACTTGCATTCTTACTAGAATACTTAGACAACACGATTAAGACGGAAGAAGATGTTGAGAAAGTATTAGGGCTACCTGTACTTGGAGTTATCTCTGAAATAAAAGAAGATGATTTGACACAAGTAAATCGCCGAAACGCAACTATGTCAGCTTCCAATGTGAGAGGTGAGTCTATTGGCACGTAG
- a CDS encoding tyrosine-protein phosphatase, which yields MIDIHSHILFGVDDGAKTIEDSVAMAQAAVQDGVHAIIATPHHRNGTFVNERTAILQRTEELNKRLVAEEIDLTVLPGQEARLHGKMIEELADGKALPLNDNSGYVFVELPHDQVPRYAKRMLFDLQVEGYTPIVVHPERNKELIQNPDHLYEFVQNGALTQLTAASLVGNFGKKIARFSHQLIESNLVHFLASDAHNTSSRGFVLQKALKEVEETYGKDTMLDFYENAELMVKGERVLVNEPMPVKRKKILGIF from the coding sequence ATGATTGACATCCATAGTCATATATTGTTTGGGGTAGACGATGGTGCAAAGACCATTGAGGATAGTGTAGCGATGGCGCAAGCAGCGGTTCAGGATGGTGTCCATGCGATTATTGCTACTCCACACCACCGTAACGGTACGTTTGTAAACGAACGGACAGCCATACTTCAACGAACTGAGGAGCTAAACAAACGTTTAGTAGCAGAAGAAATCGATTTGACCGTGCTGCCAGGTCAGGAAGCGAGGTTGCATGGAAAGATGATTGAAGAATTAGCAGATGGGAAAGCACTTCCATTAAATGATAACTCCGGTTATGTGTTTGTGGAGTTGCCTCATGACCAGGTCCCGAGGTATGCAAAACGGATGCTTTTTGACTTGCAAGTAGAGGGATACACCCCTATTGTCGTGCACCCAGAACGCAATAAAGAACTCATCCAAAATCCTGACCACCTTTATGAGTTTGTTCAGAATGGAGCCCTTACTCAATTGACGGCAGCCAGTCTCGTAGGGAACTTTGGTAAGAAGATTGCGAGGTTCTCTCACCAATTAATTGAATCGAACCTCGTCCATTTTCTTGCTTCGGATGCACACAATACTTCGTCAAGAGGGTTTGTCCTGCAAAAAGCATTGAAAGAGGTTGAAGAAACATATGGTAAAGATACAATGCTAGATTTCTATGAAAATGCGGAGCTTATGGTGAAAGGTGAGAGGGTGCTCGTAAACGAGCCGATGCCAGTTAAGAGAAAGAAAATACTTGGAATTTTTTAA
- a CDS encoding LCP family protein, whose amino-acid sequence MEMRSHKHRKKMSRRKKVMWIVSSIALALLLIGGGYFLHIYMNVQETVNEMHKPLDRDTSLEQKEQLENVLKNKEAINFLLLGVDERTNDDGRSDTMIFASLNPDTESVLMFSIPRDTYVTIPGREGKDKINHAYAFGGVDLSVATVENYLDVPIHFYSKVNMEGFSDGVEAVGGVTVQNDFYFEYDGYQFNEGEIELNGDQALSYSRMRYDDPRGDFGRTERQRKVIQAALDKMVSFNSVGKITNVLDVVGDNVQTNLDMSQMRNLLSNYAGARKSIESLEFNGNGQRINNIWYLVVPDEELNRIQGEIESHSQTGTETENASGDQNSE is encoded by the coding sequence ATGGAAATGCGCTCGCATAAGCATCGTAAGAAAATGAGTCGTCGTAAGAAAGTGATGTGGATTGTTAGTAGTATTGCACTTGCCCTATTGCTAATTGGTGGAGGATATTTCTTACATATTTATATGAATGTGCAAGAAACGGTAAATGAAATGCATAAGCCTTTAGACAGAGATACGTCCTTAGAACAAAAAGAACAATTAGAAAATGTATTAAAAAATAAAGAAGCCATTAACTTTCTTCTACTAGGTGTCGATGAAAGAACTAATGATGATGGTCGGTCAGATACAATGATTTTCGCTTCGTTGAATCCAGATACCGAGTCTGTTCTTATGTTCAGCATTCCACGAGATACGTATGTCACCATCCCGGGGCGAGAAGGAAAAGACAAAATTAATCACGCCTATGCGTTCGGTGGGGTAGATTTGTCCGTTGCGACGGTAGAGAACTATCTTGATGTACCTATTCACTTCTATTCAAAGGTTAATATGGAGGGTTTCTCTGACGGAGTAGAGGCCGTCGGTGGGGTCACGGTTCAAAATGATTTTTACTTTGAGTATGATGGGTACCAATTCAACGAGGGAGAAATCGAACTTAACGGAGACCAAGCCCTTTCCTATTCACGTATGAGGTACGATGACCCTCGAGGGGACTTTGGGCGAACTGAACGACAACGTAAGGTCATCCAAGCTGCATTAGATAAAATGGTTTCCTTTAACTCAGTAGGTAAAATCACAAACGTGTTAGACGTTGTAGGAGATAACGTACAAACGAACTTAGATATGTCGCAGATGAGGAACCTATTGTCAAACTATGCAGGAGCTAGGAAAAGCATCGAGTCATTGGAATTTAACGGGAATGGCCAGCGGATCAATAACATTTGGTATCTTGTTGTGCCTGATGAAGAATTGAATCGAATTCAAGGCGAAATTGAGTCGCATAGTCAGACGGGAACGGAAACAGAAAATGCTTCGGGAGACCAGAATTCAGAATAG
- a CDS encoding serine-tRNA(Ala) deacylase AlaX: protein MTRKLYYEDAYLTEFDTEVRKVDQDNSGRYYAVLEETAFYPTGGGQPHDTGSLNGLEVTDVEEIDGEIRHYLSERFPAELITIHGSVNWERRYDHMQQHNGQHIVSAVFQDRFGVPTTSFHLGKDTVTIDLDTDNLTGELLRDAEERVNKIIRNHLEIEAKWVDVEEANKYPLRKSLSVEEDVRLVIIPGVDYNGCGGTHPQSTSEVMAVKFLGWTRNKKQVRLEFACGNRVLNKLEEKHRIVTDLKQLVRRPEDELTSEVNSILLESKEKDRKITELEEQLIKYEAKQLMSNIPADGVVYRVYKHRPIKDLQSLGKAVVASGDIEYVVLVSEQEDQLQFVLAHGDAVEQNLNHIAKKIFPIIEGKGGGKPNFVQGGGKKLIEADELVTKMKQAINDCE from the coding sequence ATGACGAGAAAGCTCTATTACGAGGATGCTTACTTGACTGAATTTGATACAGAGGTCAGAAAAGTAGATCAAGACAATTCTGGGCGCTATTATGCAGTTCTTGAAGAAACGGCGTTTTATCCGACAGGAGGGGGACAGCCTCATGATACAGGTTCCCTGAATGGACTTGAGGTGACCGACGTTGAGGAGATTGATGGTGAAATCCGCCATTATTTATCTGAACGGTTCCCAGCGGAATTAATTACAATACATGGGAGTGTAAACTGGGAGCGTAGGTATGATCATATGCAACAGCATAATGGACAACATATTGTCTCTGCCGTCTTTCAGGACAGATTTGGAGTCCCAACTACAAGTTTTCACCTTGGTAAAGATACGGTCACCATTGACTTAGATACAGATAATTTAACAGGCGAACTCCTGCGAGACGCAGAGGAGCGCGTAAATAAAATTATTCGCAATCACCTTGAAATTGAGGCAAAGTGGGTGGATGTTGAAGAAGCGAACAAGTACCCGTTGCGGAAATCGTTATCAGTAGAGGAAGATGTTCGATTAGTCATCATTCCTGGAGTTGATTATAACGGTTGCGGAGGTACCCATCCTCAATCCACAAGCGAAGTGATGGCTGTGAAATTTTTAGGTTGGACAAGGAATAAAAAGCAGGTCCGATTGGAATTTGCATGCGGGAACCGCGTGTTGAATAAATTAGAGGAGAAGCATCGAATTGTTACGGATTTAAAGCAACTAGTCCGTCGTCCAGAAGATGAACTGACTTCTGAAGTGAACTCAATCTTATTGGAAAGCAAGGAAAAGGATAGAAAGATTACTGAACTCGAGGAGCAACTTATTAAATACGAAGCGAAGCAGTTAATGTCCAACATTCCAGCAGATGGAGTGGTCTATCGTGTTTACAAGCATCGACCGATTAAGGACCTACAATCATTAGGAAAAGCGGTTGTTGCCTCAGGCGATATCGAATATGTGGTTTTAGTTAGTGAGCAAGAAGATCAGCTTCAATTTGTGCTAGCTCACGGGGATGCTGTAGAACAAAATCTGAACCATATAGCGAAAAAGATATTCCCAATCATTGAAGGTAAGGGTGGCGGAAAGCCAAACTTCGTACAAGGTGGGGGTAAAAAACTTATAGAAGCAGACGAATTAGTCACTAAAATGAAACAAGCTATAAATGATTGTGAATAG
- a CDS encoding glycine betaine uptake BCCT transporter, protein MKNFTKMFWVSLAMGVLFVAWGVVAPGQMASVMASLKTNILDQFGWFYQLSVALIFIVSIAIAFSKFGKIKLGSEGDKPEYSTPTWFAMLFSAGMGIGLMFYGASEPMSHYSNPPVGDGGTIEAAKTGLQHTYLHWGFSAWGIYAIVALALAYYQFKKGMPGLMSTTLYPLIGDRVRGPIGKVVDIIAIFATLFGVAISLGIGASQINGGLNYLFGVPNTFNVQLIIMAVTMVLFITSAATGLSKGIKILSNTNLILAVVLLISFLFLGPTQFILELFSTTLGAYLQDFASMSFRFAPFTEENNQWVKDWTIFYWAWWISWTPFVSTFIARVSRGRTVREFIMAVIVAPTLVCVFWFAVFGGGALHLDFVQGADVSSQSLETTLFYVFDQLPLSGLLSTIAVLLIATFFITSADSATFVLGMQTSNGSLNPPFFVKLSWGIIMTAIAAILMGTGGYEGLQAATIISGLPLTVILLLMMVGLIKSFKADVAKKEKRNKKAA, encoded by the coding sequence GTGAAGAACTTTACGAAGATGTTTTGGGTGTCGCTTGCGATGGGTGTCCTATTTGTGGCATGGGGAGTGGTTGCTCCTGGCCAGATGGCTTCTGTAATGGCAAGCTTGAAAACGAACATTTTAGATCAATTTGGTTGGTTCTATCAATTGTCAGTTGCATTGATTTTCATCGTATCGATTGCAATCGCATTTAGTAAATTTGGTAAAATTAAGTTAGGAAGTGAAGGAGACAAGCCTGAGTATAGCACACCCACATGGTTTGCGATGCTATTTAGTGCAGGTATGGGAATTGGGCTTATGTTCTACGGAGCATCTGAACCTATGTCTCACTATTCCAACCCGCCTGTAGGAGATGGAGGGACAATTGAAGCTGCCAAGACAGGATTGCAACATACGTACTTGCATTGGGGTTTTAGTGCATGGGGTATATACGCAATTGTTGCATTAGCACTTGCTTATTACCAATTTAAAAAAGGTATGCCAGGTTTGATGAGTACGACACTTTATCCACTAATTGGTGACCGAGTACGAGGCCCAATTGGTAAAGTAGTTGATATTATTGCTATCTTCGCTACGCTGTTTGGGGTTGCGATTTCCCTTGGAATTGGTGCTTCCCAGATTAATGGTGGTTTAAACTATTTATTCGGTGTGCCAAATACATTCAATGTTCAGTTGATAATTATGGCTGTTACGATGGTCTTGTTTATTACATCAGCTGCCACAGGTCTTTCAAAGGGAATTAAAATCCTAAGTAATACGAACTTAATCTTAGCTGTTGTTCTATTAATCTCATTCCTTTTCTTAGGTCCAACTCAATTTATTCTAGAGTTATTCTCTACAACACTAGGGGCTTATTTACAAGACTTTGCGAGCATGAGTTTCCGATTTGCTCCATTTACTGAAGAAAATAATCAGTGGGTGAAAGACTGGACAATCTTCTATTGGGCATGGTGGATTTCTTGGACTCCATTTGTTAGTACGTTTATTGCTCGGGTATCTAGAGGTCGTACAGTACGTGAATTTATCATGGCAGTTATTGTTGCACCCACACTTGTGTGTGTGTTCTGGTTCGCTGTATTTGGGGGCGGAGCGTTACATCTTGATTTCGTACAAGGCGCAGATGTATCTAGCCAATCATTAGAAACAACGCTATTCTATGTATTTGACCAATTGCCGTTAAGCGGACTTCTATCAACTATAGCCGTGCTTCTTATTGCCACATTCTTCATTACGTCTGCTGATTCTGCAACATTTGTACTCGGCATGCAGACTTCAAACGGAAGTCTTAACCCGCCATTCTTCGTGAAGCTAAGCTGGGGAATAATTATGACCGCCATTGCTGCAATCCTAATGGGTACAGGTGGTTATGAAGGACTTCAAGCTGCAACAATCATATCTGGATTGCCATTAACGGTTATCTTGCTGCTTATGATGGTCGGCTTAATTAAGTCATTTAAAGCGGATGTTGCTAAGAAAGAAAAACGGAATAAGAAAGCCGCATAA
- a CDS encoding glycosyltransferase family 4 protein, with amino-acid sequence MLIWAFIVSLIVALSLTPIIIRLAIRWNIVDKPNYRKVHEKPMPRMGGMAILLSFYIGLVIFLPKELGTIWHIITGSLLIAVVGMLDDKFELSAKMKLLAQILAAVIAVLGGLQIDFIQLPTGEFIYFGALSIPLTILWIVGVTNAINLIDGLDGLAAGVSSIALITITGMALSMGNYLVGAMTLILLGSTLGFLFFNFHPAKIFMGDTGSLFLGYMISTLSLMGLFKNVTIFSIVLPLIILGVPIMDTTFAILRRIIQKKPLSAPDKFHLHHCLLHLGYSHRQTVLLIYAISGIFSIAAVMFNKATLWGSASILVLLLLLIEIIVEATGLIGKRYRPILNFIDSHVMKNKSN; translated from the coding sequence ATGCTGATTTGGGCATTTATAGTATCATTAATCGTAGCACTGTCGCTTACACCAATTATTATAAGATTAGCTATTAGATGGAACATCGTTGATAAACCCAATTATAGAAAAGTACATGAGAAACCAATGCCTCGAATGGGCGGCATGGCGATTCTATTATCCTTCTACATTGGGCTGGTCATCTTTCTACCAAAAGAGTTAGGCACAATCTGGCACATCATTACAGGCTCACTCCTTATCGCCGTTGTAGGAATGCTAGATGATAAGTTTGAGTTATCGGCTAAGATGAAGTTACTAGCTCAAATCTTAGCAGCGGTCATTGCCGTATTAGGTGGTCTGCAGATTGACTTTATCCAACTGCCAACAGGTGAATTTATCTACTTTGGCGCTTTAAGCATACCGCTTACAATCCTCTGGATTGTTGGAGTTACAAATGCAATTAATCTAATTGATGGACTAGATGGACTGGCAGCTGGGGTTTCATCCATTGCGCTCATTACAATTACAGGGATGGCACTGTCCATGGGTAACTATCTAGTAGGTGCCATGACATTAATTCTCTTAGGTAGTACGTTAGGATTTCTATTCTTTAACTTTCATCCAGCGAAAATTTTTATGGGTGACACAGGCTCTTTATTCCTAGGGTATATGATTAGTACTCTTTCCCTAATGGGGCTTTTCAAGAACGTTACAATCTTCTCCATTGTACTTCCTCTTATCATACTGGGAGTACCGATTATGGACACAACATTTGCCATTCTACGAAGAATCATTCAGAAAAAGCCGTTGTCGGCACCTGACAAGTTCCATCTGCACCATTGCTTGTTGCACCTCGGGTATTCTCACCGACAGACCGTATTGTTGATCTATGCCATTAGTGGAATCTTCAGCATTGCAGCAGTCATGTTCAATAAAGCAACGTTATGGGGTAGTGCTAGTATACTGGTTCTCTTGCTGTTGTTAATTGAGATTATTGTAGAGGCTACAGGTCTAATTGGAAAACGTTACAGACCAATTTTAAATTTCATTGACTCACATGTTATGAAGAATAAGAGCAATTAA